The DNA sequence CGTGGATGACGTGGCCGATCCGGTCGAGGTCGAGTCCGCGCCCGGCGAGGTCGGTGCTCACCAGGACCCGGACGTTGCCCGAGGCGAGATCGGCGAATGCACCGGCGCGCCTGGTGGGGGAGGCGGAACCCGCCACTCCGGCCGCGGGGACGCCGGTGGCGGCGATCGACGCGCGCAACTGCTCGACCGCGTCTCGGCGGGTGACGAAGAACAGTGCCCGTCGGCACCGGGCGGCCAGATCGACCGCGTAGGAGTCGGGATCGGGTGCGGAGACGACGATCAGTCGTCGGGGTGCTCCCGCCGCGGCGACGGGTCCCGGTGAGGGGTGGGTGGGGGAGTCCACCCGGTGGATGCACAGCCCCGGTCGCCGGCGTCGCAGGGCGTCCTCGACCCCGGGGTCCGCCGTGGCCGTGGTCGACAATAGGGTCGCGTCATCGCAGTCGGCGAGCAGAACCGCCGTCTGTTCGCCGAAGGACTGCCCCAACAGATGATCCGCCTCGTCCAGGACGAGGACCCGGACGTCCGAGGTGGAAATGGCTCCGGTCCGGATCAGATCGGTGAGGCGACCCGGGGTTCCCACCGCGATGTCGACCGGCGCCACCAGGGTCCGGCGATCCTTGGACAGGGGCTGACCGCCGACGAACGTGGCCACGCGGAGGCCCGCGCCCGCACCGACCTCGGCGAGTACCTCAGCGTTCTGCACCGCCAGCTCGCGGGTCGGCGCGACCACGACGGCACGCGGGCGACCGGGCAGGCTCGGGGCCCCGGCCAGACGATGCGCCACGGCGACGGCGAACACCAGGGTCTTGCCGGAGCCGGTCGGAGCGACCGCGAGGAGATCTCGGCCGGCCACCGCGTCCTCGAGCGCGACGGCCTGGATGGCGCTCGCGGCACCGTCGACAAGGGTGGAGACGGCGTGTCTGAGCGGGACCGACACGCCGAACTCGGCGAGAAGGCGGCCCAGATCTGTCCGAGCCGAGCCGGTCAGGCCCGCACCTCCGTACGATCGCCGCTCCACAGAGTGTGGAAGCTACCCTCCCGGTCGGTCCGCAGGTAGGTGTGGGCCCCGAAGAAGTCGCGCTGACCCTGGATGAGTGCGGCGGGAAGTCGCTCGGTCCTGAGCCCGTCGTAGTAGGCCAGTGCGGCGGAGAATCCGGGCGCCGGGATCCCCGCGGAGACCGCCGTGGTGACGACGCGCCGCCAGCTGTCGACGCAGTCGGCGAGCGCCTCGGCGAAGTACGGGGCCGCCAGCAGTGTGGGGAGGTCGGCGTTCTCGGCGTATGCCTCACGGATGCGGTCGAGGAAGGTGGCGCGGATGATGCACCCCCCGCGCCAGATCGTGGCCAGATCGCCCCGCGCGACATCCCACCCGTACTCAGCGGTGGCGGCGGTGATCTGGTCGAAACCCTGGGCGTAGGCGATGACCTTCGACGCATACAGCGCCCGTCGGACGTCCTCGATGAACTCGGCGCCGGTCTCGCGCGGGCTCGACACGGCACCTGAAGGCAGTGCCCGGCCCGCCTCGCGCTGCGGAACCGAACTGGACAGGGCGCGCGCGAAGACCGCCTCCGCGATGCCTGTCACAGGCACTCCCAGGTCGAGAGCGGACTTGACCGTCCAGCGGCCGGTCCCCTTCTGTCCCGCGCGGTCGACGATCACGTCGACCAACGGCGCCCCGGTCTCGGCGTCCACCTGGGCCAGCACCTCCGCGGTGATCTCGATGAGGTAGGAGTCGAGCTCGCCGATGTTCCACTCGCGGAACACGTCGGCCATGGCCGCCGGCTCGATGCCGGCCACACCGCGGAGGAGGTGATACGCCTCCCCGATGAGCTGCATGTCCGAGTACTCGATCCCGTTGTGCACCATCTTCACGAAGTGGCCGGAGCCGTCCTCGCCGATGTGGGTGCAGCACGGGGTCCCGTCCACCTTCGCGGAGATGTCCTCCAACATCGGCCCGACCACCTCGTAACTCGAGGCCGGTCCACCCGGCATGATCGACGGGCCCTCGAGTGCGCCCTCCTCACCGCCGGAGATCCCGGCGCCGATGAATCGGATCCCCCGCTCGGCCATCGCCTTCTCCCGGCGGATGGTGTCGGTGTAGAGGGAGTTGCCGCCGTCGATGATGATGTCGCCCTCGTCGAACGCGTCGGCGAGGGCCTCGATCACCGCGTCGGTGGGTCCACCGGCCTGAACCATCACGAGCGCTCGCCGCGGGGACCGCAGGGCGGCCGCGAACTCCTGGATCGTCTCGGTGCGGACGAAATCGCCGTCTCCGCCGTGCTCCTCGAGGAGGGCGTCGGTCTTCCCGGCGGAGCGGTTGTGGACGGCGACCGTATACCCGTGGCGGGCGAAGTTACGGGCGATGTTCGAGCCCATCACGGCGAGTCCGGTGACTCCGATGTCGGCGGTGCCGTTGGTGTCTGAGGTCGGCTGCGCATCCTCGCGCTCAGTACTCATGCGTCCCAGACTAGTCCACGGGCCGCCGAGCGATGGACCTGCGTCGATGAGAGATCGGGGCATTGCCGGGGGGGCGCTGGACCCCGATTGCTTGCTGACATATCAGTGGTGCACTGAGTGCACTGATTCCCGCAGCGGACAGAAAAACCTTGGATACAGGAGGTGGCCTGTTGTAACACTTATTACCGGGCCTGGACACCGGTCTACCCGCGGAACGGGGGGAAACGCGCCGCGGACCGGCACCGGTGGGTGGTTGGCCCTGAACGGGAAGTGATCATCGAGGGGGAAGCAGCAGACATGACCAGTTCCATGCTGCCCACACAGGCGGTGGGTTCGTGCACGGTGTTCGACGACACAGTCGAGGTGCTCGCGGGTTTCAGGCCGGGATACCCGAAGTTCTATTCGATCGCGGATCTCGGTACACAGTCCCGCCGTCGGTGGGTTCCTCTGGACCGAGCCGTGGACAGCGGGCGGGTCGAGACGATGTTCCGCGACTACTTCGCGGAGTCCGGGGACATCCGCTTCTCGACCTATCTGGTCGCGGATGCGTTCGCCCACGGGGTGATCGGTCGCGCGGTCGCGAGCTTCGTCACCATCGGCCGCGTGTGGGACACCGGAGCGGAGAACCTCGCGGTCCGTACCGACATCGAGGGGGGACTCGACTGGGCGGGTGTCCGCGACACCACGTTGCGGGTCCTGGGCGACGACCCGAAGGCGGGTTGTCCGGGGACCGTGGTCCTGCCGTGCGAACAGGCGCTCGCGCAGTGGTTGGCCTGTCGTTCGCGGATGACCCTGGGGCCGGTGTTCGACGGCCTCGCCCGTGTGAGCAACTGCAGCGTCGAGACCCTCTGGTCGGTGGTCGGGGAGTGCGTGCTGGGTGCCGCGACCATCGTTCCGACCTTCGCCGACTCGAGTGCCGAGACCGGGTACCGCCGCGGCCAGTTCGTCCTGCAGGCGCTCCACGACTCGGGTCTCGCGGTCCGCAAGCGCAGCGCGCTCCCGCGAACGCCCGGGGCGGGACCGATCCCCGTTCGCGACCGGGGCTGGCGCTCGGTCCGCTGAGCCCCTTCCGACTCCACGCGACGGGGGCGAAGGCGCGGTAGCGTCGGTGCCTGAGTCGCCCGGATCGCCCGGGTCGGGAGAAAGAGGTCCGATGTCCGAGACGGTCGACAACGAGTTCATCACGATGATCCGGGCCGGGGCCGGTGCGGGCTTCGGTGGCGGGATCGGGATGGACTACCTCGAGATCACCCCGGACAGGGTGGTGGTGTCGGTGGCGGTCGGACCGCACCTGCTCCAGCCCTACGGGATCGTCCACGGCGGCGTCTACTGCGCCATCGCCGAGGAGGTCGCGAGTGTGGCGGGCGCCGTGTGGCTCGGTAACGAGGGCAAGGTGGTCGGGGTCAACAACTCGACCGACTTCCTGCGGGCGGTCACCGAGGGCACCCTCACGGCCACCGGCACCCCCGTGCACCGCGGCCGCACCCAGCAACTGTGGCGGGTGGAGATCACCGGTGACGACGGCCGGACCGCCGCCGTGGGTCAGGTCCGGCTCGCGAACCTCCAGTAGGCGGCGCCGGAGCCCGGACACGCGCCCGGCAGGATGCCGCCGGGCGCGTGGCGTCACTCACTGATCGATGTGGTCTCCACCGCCCGGTCCCGGTCCTCCTCCGCCGACCGGGCCTTCTCGTGTGCCGCGACCCGCTCGATCGCCTGTCGGCCGTAGACCCACTGTTGGGTGGACGTCAGCTGGGAGCGGTGGTCACCGCCCATGTTCATCCCCCAGGACAACATGGTGGTCAGGCGGTTCTTGAAGCCGATGAGGTACGCGAGGTGCACCACGAGCCACATGACCCAGGCGATGAAACCGGAGATCTCCAGCCTTCCCA is a window from the Dietzia sp. JS16-p6b genome containing:
- the gndA gene encoding NADP-dependent phosphogluconate dehydrogenase; protein product: MSTEREDAQPTSDTNGTADIGVTGLAVMGSNIARNFARHGYTVAVHNRSAGKTDALLEEHGGDGDFVRTETIQEFAAALRSPRRALVMVQAGGPTDAVIEALADAFDEGDIIIDGGNSLYTDTIRREKAMAERGIRFIGAGISGGEEGALEGPSIMPGGPASSYEVVGPMLEDISAKVDGTPCCTHIGEDGSGHFVKMVHNGIEYSDMQLIGEAYHLLRGVAGIEPAAMADVFREWNIGELDSYLIEITAEVLAQVDAETGAPLVDVIVDRAGQKGTGRWTVKSALDLGVPVTGIAEAVFARALSSSVPQREAGRALPSGAVSSPRETGAEFIEDVRRALYASKVIAYAQGFDQITAATAEYGWDVARGDLATIWRGGCIIRATFLDRIREAYAENADLPTLLAAPYFAEALADCVDSWRRVVTTAVSAGIPAPGFSAALAYYDGLRTERLPAALIQGQRDFFGAHTYLRTDREGSFHTLWSGDRTEVRA
- a CDS encoding DEAD/DEAH box helicase, which translates into the protein MSVPLRHAVSTLVDGAASAIQAVALEDAVAGRDLLAVAPTGSGKTLVFAVAVAHRLAGAPSLPGRPRAVVVAPTRELAVQNAEVLAEVGAGAGLRVATFVGGQPLSKDRRTLVAPVDIAVGTPGRLTDLIRTGAISTSDVRVLVLDEADHLLGQSFGEQTAVLLADCDDATLLSTTATADPGVEDALRRRRPGLCIHRVDSPTHPSPGPVAAAGAPRRLIVVSAPDPDSYAVDLAARCRRALFFVTRRDAVEQLRASIAATGVPAAGVAGSASPTRRAGAFADLASGNVRVLVSTDLAGRGLDLDRIGHVIHVGPPHSVEDLVHRSGRTGRGDDTAGVVAAVVRPSEVARISALAREVGMIVEVVDPTGPRADALLDDLFGPEITPPRRRREPAPPARSRRPARSRVHRPKKKPRT
- a CDS encoding PaaI family thioesterase, whose translation is MSETVDNEFITMIRAGAGAGFGGGIGMDYLEITPDRVVVSVAVGPHLLQPYGIVHGGVYCAIAEEVASVAGAVWLGNEGKVVGVNNSTDFLRAVTEGTLTATGTPVHRGRTQQLWRVEITGDDGRTAAVGQVRLANLQ